AacttacatatataaatatattgaatgattaattgtattaaaagtagaatttaaatatcaaattatttgtaattttgatattaaataagtattgaatctaataaatattttataaatgaaTATCTTGACAAACTTTTAGCCGACTGGCTACTAGTTTTCAATTCAACGATCAAATCATGCGTATATAGGTAGCTGCATCATGAAGCAAGCAAAGCCAACAATAACAGAGTGAAAGTGGGAACCCCATTTCAATCAAATATAAACTCAGGCCGCCAAAATTTTGTTACCATCTATGTCAGAAAGCTAATGCTACAACATAACCTAAAAagaatttatcacatttcatttaCAACAATATTATGTTAGATTAGATCAGAATTATTCCTCATCCACAAAATCATATCAAGTGATGAAGTAAACTCTAACGCCACACTGTTACAAAAACCACATCCTTCATAATTGGCAGTGGGAGAAACTCCTTGGATATCACTTCAAATCCCATTCAGGTATTACAACTCACTCACCTCCTTTCCATGTCAATAAGAGAGCTGAAAATGAGACAAGTAATTGCCGTGAGTCTCATCCTAACATTCAAGCTGATATGGGTTCGTAAGGGTATGATAACCACGGGTGCTTCAGAGCCTCAGTGGCAGTAGGGCGCTTCTTTGGGTTTACTTCAAGCAAATGAGCAACAAAATCAACGAAACCCTGGTCCTCCATTGGCATCCGGTGCCTCAAGGATGTCTTCTTGGGTATCAGGTATTCTAATCTGTTGGTCTCCTGAAGTAAAAATGCAAGACTTTAACCTCAATTTCATAAACAAGAAAACTGAATTCAAGTAATACAAGGAGATAGGGTAGGGAGCTCATAACCACTCAAAAATAATGTTTAAAGTACTTCTACTGTAAGTAAATAATGAGAAAAAGTTGACCTGATTACGTTCATAAAGCATGTGATTCTTAGTAAAATATTTGTATGTATCCCGTCCTTTGGCAAGCATGCCTTGTTCAATGGGACCAATGATTCCAATTACCCTTGCAAGAAATGTCGCAGGTGAATCATTTTGGAAGAGGACCTACACCATCATTAAAACCAAAATGTACCATAAATTAATAAGACATAAGTTGCAAAAAATAGGTGATTAGAAACGGAACTGACACATCCTGCACTTGAGGCTACAGAAAAATAAAATGGACGAAAGAGGGGGAAACATCTCTATTTCCAAGCATATATCCAAAAATATATTTAAAGAAAGTGGTAGAGTGAAAGAATATGCATTTCGGTAACATTAATAATGAAGTTTTTGTCAGTAGAACGGGCCAACTTATAGCAATAGATTTAATGCATGGAAATCTAAATCTTATACCATAACATACAAAAAATTTTCATTTGGTCAAGTTTGAGCCAAATTATGTCAGGAAACCTGTATGCAGACAAGTTAACAACTCAATCAACTAGTCTTCCTGATGTTTTGAACAAGAGACAAACTAATTGGAGAAGTGCCAAATTTTTAGTCCATTCAGCATCTATAGGTGAGGACATCACTGAATGGAATTAAGAAAAGGTCTTCAAATATACAAGATCCTTTTTTTTTAGCAGCCAGTAagtttaaaatcaaattaatgtACAGTCACAGTGCAATATATGCCTTTGTGGGCAAGACAAGAAGTCTAAAGTGTCAAAGATAGAAAGAAGATACAAAACTTTATTTTAGTAATATTCCTAATTAGAATAATTTATTAAGCaactattttattttagtttccttAGTTAAAAACATTTCAAAAAGTTATGAGTTAAGAAAATCTTCAATATAATGTAGACATAGGAAGCAAACAATAATTAATGTCAAAAGGACACCAATACTTACATTGCCAGTACAGAGTTCAGCCAAGATGCAGCCAAGTGACCAAACATCTATCTTCTTGTCATATGGAAGTCTTAGGATAACTTCTGGTGCACGATAGGACCTGGATTGAACATAGGAGCACAACTGATCTGTCTCAAAACAACTGCTCCCGAGATCAATGACCTTCACCTCACACCTACTATAGCTTTTCACTAATATGTTTTCTGGCTTCAGATCACAATGTATTAGGCCCAGGCCATGCAAAAACTGGAGAGCCTCCAAACATTGAATAGTAATCGACTGCACAGAGGAATTGAGGAGAAGATTATATAATAGTGAGACATACATTAAATACACTTCTATAGAAAACAGCTTTCCAGAAACCTGCAATCTTGGCATTGTGAAGTAAACCTCTCCACCAGATTCCCTATTAAATTTATGAAACTCATATAAGTTTGCCTTGAGAAGTTCACAGACTATTAGCAAATGCTCCTGGAAAATAAAGAAGACTTTGTTAATCATGTGCAGGATACCATATCCATTAGCCAATAGATAAACTACTACACCAGCAGAGAAAATCATTTATGCTAAACATGCCATCCTGAACTTTTACAGATAAAACCATTTGCCTTTGGATGCCAGACATATTCAGAACAAAGTTCCCAATAAATGTACACATTCAATACAAAcatgcaaaagaaaaaaaaatgaaaatgccCAATACAGAATAAGTGAAATTGCAAAAACAGAAAAAAAATACCCAGTATCTTTTAATTAAGTGAACATGAAGACATTAACAAACAAAAAAGAAAGACGGCTAAATGACCTGTACTAACTTACTCGGTAGTAGAAGTAATCATACAATCGAAGAATGTGATGCTTATCTGCTGGATCATGTTTATTAACATACTTGAGAAGCTTAATCTCATCAAGGCTTTGATCAAAAAAATCCTTGTTGTTCTTTATGATTTTCACACAGACATCCATGCCTGCATGCAGGTCATGTGCTTGTATAGCTTTACTAAAAGCAGCTGAACCAAGATACTCAGCAACATGATAGCGCCCAGCTATAACAGAATTCAAAACAACATGGAAATTCTTGTCCTCCTCAAATCCAGTCCTGAGAAGCAAAAGGGGACTTATGTAAGGAAATCTGTTAACAAGAGGATAGCAATGTGAACTACTCACTATACAGTGTGCTAGGGAAATATATAAgcttaaaataaaaacataagctTGGCTAAATACTTGGCAAAGTAGTGAACAATGCTGATCATCTAATTAGTTAAATGAAGCTCCTTCAGCTTGACACCATTACCCTgaataaaacatattaatcctCAAAAACTTTTGTCAGTTAGACAATTAAAAGGGAAGCTAGCAACCAGCTTCACCTCCCCAACCTCAACCAGTGATCATGGAGATTACCCCCAGAGAAATTCAAGGGTGCTCTATCTCACAAGGAAAAGGAGAAAGAGAAGATAAAACACACCATTATGCATCAGTGCAATTTTGAAAAGTGTTAGCACCAATGAATGAACAGAAGATATATTAGAATTAGGATTTGTCACCAAGACAAGACATGCCTGTTTTTCCTATGCACAATCTTGAGGTTGAAGGTTTCAAATTCCTCCTCTTGTTTTTTAATTTGTCTTACTTGATCTTGTACAACATCAACCTCTTCATCCTCAAGTGATGCCCCAGGATCCTCTTCCCTAACACCACTAATTTTCTCATCCTCTTCTTTCTTGGTCGGCTCTCGTCCACCATAACCATAATCAGGGAGGGTTGAAGGACTAGAATTTGCTGATCTTACAGCATAGGCTTTATTTTCATCCCCGGAACTTTTTCCAGTAGAAGAATCACTGCTTTTCCGTCTCCATGTAGCAAGCATATCATCAGACCCCAACAAAGCACTCAAACAGTCATCATGTTCATCACCAACAGCATAGCAGTTACTTGACCATAGAGACTTACTAGAGCCTGCCTGCACCAACTGCCCATCCCTTAGTGACGGAGGAAAAGAAAACCCCTGATCTGCAAGATTCTTCTTCATCTTTGGGCTTGGAACTTTATCATTCCCAGTAACATATTTACTAGAATCAATTTTTCCAGTTATCCTATTATCCCTAACCAATTTATCAATGTAGTTCCCATCTGTCTCATGATGACTTTGTCTGTACCCTCCAAGGGCAACATCACGATCATGACAATATTCTAAATCCCCTGCACTACTACCTCCAACTAAACTTTCATGTACTTCATTTCCAAATTCAGCAACATCACTGTTGATTCCCACACCAATAGACCTAACTGAACAATGCTGATTATTATCAATAGAAATGTCATCAAGCCGAGACCTGCCACACTCATTGAGAACGTTTCTATCTCCTAGCATGATAAGTTCATTTCTGTGTGTTACAAACCCCTGCCAAACAGGTTCAGGACGCATCAAATTGAGCTCCTCTTCATCCATCAGTTGCCCATATTGAGCAATTAAATTATTCTCATGAGTTCTGCCATATATTTCAGTTACAGACAGTTCTACGGGATCATCTGGAGCTGCAACAGGTTCAACATTCTTTGCCTGGCAATATTGTTCAACTGAGAAGCAAGAATCCTCCTCTAAAAATGATTGATCATCCTCACCCTTGGTTTGACCTCTTTCTTGCAGATCTGGAACACTCCCATGCCCAGTTCCCTTTTCGTTGTCACTAGGATAATCAATTTCATGAGCCAGAAACCAGGCTTCATCC
This is a stretch of genomic DNA from Gossypium arboreum isolate Shixiya-1 chromosome 11, ASM2569848v2, whole genome shotgun sequence. It encodes these proteins:
- the LOC108457305 gene encoding uncharacterized protein LOC108457305 isoform X1; this encodes MTEPSSIDVILDFLTRNHFTRAEAALRSELNNHPDLNGFLQKLTLEENDSGKVLEEETGKKIVTGSSGSGSQNSGEVSKELIVKEIECGASRNGSERKWRNATSTGECNKPDEANATSGKSFTFSKSSEDTLLDLQSWNCRTSNGPRMNKNDGFVSSTSFSELEKPDQSRYRTAKAPDTDKGNVKHGEGIAFPGEMKSSWLGNTSKANASSKYDQFETSDTKDLVQESKTCSAYLKENFPDNSRWSRTDKPTSSSSEIWKDCSVKIPFPKVDVSISYDAASASDTRQGNIKADVLDTRTAVKDQVDEVGRFLFVGNFQEQTGTNGLAIVLASNNPKGELHRLPPVKLKSEEKALNVNWELNGSGAKVTSADNTFLIGSYVDVPVGQELNSSVYDDPGKMHAGSNWLSISQGIAEDASDLVSGFATVGDGLSESVDFPNEYWDSDEYDDDDDDIGYMRQPIEDEAWFLAHEIDYPSDNEKGTGHGSVPDLQERGQTKGEDDQSFLEEDSCFSVEQYCQAKNVEPVAAPDDPVELSVTEIYGRTHENNLIAQYGQLMDEEELNLMRPEPVWQGFVTHRNELIMLGDRNVLNECGRSRLDDISIDNNQHCSVRSIGVGINSDVAEFGNEVHESLVGGSSAGDLEYCHDRDVALGGYRQSHHETDGNYIDKLVRDNRITGKIDSSKYVTGNDKVPSPKMKKNLADQGFSFPPSLRDGQLVQAGSSKSLWSSNCYAVGDEHDDCLSALLGSDDMLATWRRKSSDSSTGKSSGDENKAYAVRSANSSPSTLPDYGYGGREPTKKEEDEKISGVREEDPGASLEDEEVDVVQDQVRQIKKQEEEFETFNLKIVHRKNRTGFEEDKNFHVVLNSVIAGRYHVAEYLGSAAFSKAIQAHDLHAGMDVCVKIIKNNKDFFDQSLDEIKLLKYVNKHDPADKHHILRLYDYFYYREHLLIVCELLKANLYEFHKFNRESGGEVYFTMPRLQSITIQCLEALQFLHGLGLIHCDLKPENILVKSYSRCEVKVIDLGSSCFETDQLCSYVQSRSYRAPEVILRLPYDKKIDVWSLGCILAELCTGNVLFQNDSPATFLARVIGIIGPIEQGMLAKGRDTYKYFTKNHMLYERNQETNRLEYLIPKKTSLRHRMPMEDQGFVDFVAHLLEVNPKKRPTATEALKHPWLSYPYEPISA
- the LOC108457305 gene encoding uncharacterized protein LOC108457305 isoform X2, producing MTEPSSIDVILDFLTRNHFTRAEAALRSELNNHPDLNGFLQKLTLEENDSGKVLEEETGKKIVTGSSGSGSQNSGEVSKELIVKEIECGASRNGSERKWRNATSTGECNKPDEANATSGKSFTFSKSSEDTLLDLQSWNCRTSNGPRMNKNDGFVSSTSFSELEKPDQSRYRTAKAPDTDKGNVKHGEGIAFPGEMKSSWLGNTSKANASSKYDQFETSDTKDLVQESKTCSAYLKENFPDNSRWSRTDKPTSSSSEIWKDCSVKIPFPKVDVSISYDAASASDTRQGNIKADVLDTRTAVKDQVDEVGRFLFVGNFQEQTGTNGLAIVLASNNPKGELHRLPPVKLKSEEKALNVNWELNGSGAKVTSADNTFLIGSYVDVPVGQELNSSGKMHAGSNWLSISQGIAEDASDLVSGFATVGDGLSESVDFPNEYWDSDEYDDDDDDIGYMRQPIEDEAWFLAHEIDYPSDNEKGTGHGSVPDLQERGQTKGEDDQSFLEEDSCFSVEQYCQAKNVEPVAAPDDPVELSVTEIYGRTHENNLIAQYGQLMDEEELNLMRPEPVWQGFVTHRNELIMLGDRNVLNECGRSRLDDISIDNNQHCSVRSIGVGINSDVAEFGNEVHESLVGGSSAGDLEYCHDRDVALGGYRQSHHETDGNYIDKLVRDNRITGKIDSSKYVTGNDKVPSPKMKKNLADQGFSFPPSLRDGQLVQAGSSKSLWSSNCYAVGDEHDDCLSALLGSDDMLATWRRKSSDSSTGKSSGDENKAYAVRSANSSPSTLPDYGYGGREPTKKEEDEKISGVREEDPGASLEDEEVDVVQDQVRQIKKQEEEFETFNLKIVHRKNRTGFEEDKNFHVVLNSVIAGRYHVAEYLGSAAFSKAIQAHDLHAGMDVCVKIIKNNKDFFDQSLDEIKLLKYVNKHDPADKHHILRLYDYFYYREHLLIVCELLKANLYEFHKFNRESGGEVYFTMPRLQSITIQCLEALQFLHGLGLIHCDLKPENILVKSYSRCEVKVIDLGSSCFETDQLCSYVQSRSYRAPEVILRLPYDKKIDVWSLGCILAELCTGNVLFQNDSPATFLARVIGIIGPIEQGMLAKGRDTYKYFTKNHMLYERNQETNRLEYLIPKKTSLRHRMPMEDQGFVDFVAHLLEVNPKKRPTATEALKHPWLSYPYEPISA